Proteins encoded by one window of Halorubrum ruber:
- a CDS encoding NAD(P)/FAD-dependent oxidoreductase, with protein MSVEGYDAAVLGGAVSGLAAAHGLSDVDKVDEVTVFERQEYDEKRVNCGEAINDTSLVPLEKTPENGFVNDVDGFQLRVHSGPDRPRTEPPIGTANLSCEPGYICERDIVERRWAERLAERGVTFETGASVTPTRYREIVDEFDYVIDATGQPALSLKARGETESYTGDMVALNATVDGDFSGYESWPRIFFEGYIGYAWSFPKSDTRANVGIGWAGDERPDDYMAALREAAERNGFPAPDPDDVNIYTIPRGPSLDPKQVYDPNDNVFRVGDAAGVANRYQGEGICQGIRSAYLLCDLIEEGTPERYPDRLYDAMKSEYRLARLMRGAWVEHEDPDLLAAVAESLEGLSIEDVTRSPARVIRRVAKRPLVASRLVSDRGMLDRLYKSYTDRWEYGTTGTQ; from the coding sequence ATGAGTGTGGAAGGGTACGATGCCGCCGTCCTCGGCGGGGCCGTTTCGGGGCTCGCAGCCGCTCACGGGCTCTCAGACGTCGACAAGGTGGATGAGGTCACCGTGTTCGAGCGACAGGAGTACGACGAGAAGCGCGTCAACTGCGGCGAGGCGATCAACGACACGTCGCTGGTGCCGCTGGAGAAGACGCCGGAGAACGGGTTCGTCAACGACGTGGACGGGTTCCAGCTGCGCGTCCACTCCGGGCCGGACCGACCCCGGACCGAACCGCCGATCGGCACCGCCAACCTGTCCTGTGAGCCGGGGTACATCTGTGAGCGAGACATCGTGGAGCGGCGGTGGGCCGAGCGGCTCGCGGAGCGCGGCGTCACGTTCGAGACGGGGGCCTCGGTGACACCGACGCGGTACCGAGAGATCGTCGACGAGTTCGACTACGTGATCGACGCCACCGGCCAGCCCGCGCTCTCGCTCAAGGCGCGCGGAGAGACCGAGTCGTACACCGGCGACATGGTCGCGCTGAACGCGACCGTCGACGGCGACTTCAGCGGGTACGAGTCGTGGCCGCGGATCTTTTTCGAGGGGTACATCGGGTACGCGTGGTCGTTCCCCAAGTCGGACACGCGAGCCAACGTCGGGATCGGGTGGGCGGGCGACGAGCGCCCCGACGACTACATGGCCGCGCTGCGTGAGGCCGCCGAGCGGAACGGCTTCCCCGCCCCCGACCCGGACGACGTGAACATCTACACGATCCCTCGGGGACCGAGTCTCGACCCGAAGCAGGTGTACGACCCGAACGACAACGTCTTTCGCGTCGGCGACGCGGCCGGCGTCGCGAACCGGTATCAGGGCGAGGGGATCTGTCAGGGGATCCGGTCCGCGTACCTGCTGTGCGACCTCATCGAGGAGGGGACTCCGGAGCGGTACCCGGACCGGCTCTACGACGCGATGAAGTCCGAATACCGGTTAGCGCGACTCATGCGGGGGGCGTGGGTGGAACACGAGGACCCAGACCTCTTAGCCGCGGTCGCCGAATCGCTGGAGGGGCTCTCGATAGAGGACGTCACGCGCTCCCCAGCGCGGGTGATTCGACGAGTGGCGAAACGGCCGCTGGTCGCGTCCCGTCTGGTCTCCGACCGGGGAATGCTCGACCGGCTGTACAAGTCGTACACCGACCGCTGGGAGTACGGGACGACCGGCACGCAATGA
- a CDS encoding NAD(P)/FAD-dependent oxidoreductase → MSSSDDEYEIAVVGGGPAGLTTALYGARLGHETVLIDRGGGRAAMMADTHNVIGVTEEVSGNEFLATGREQVESYGGTFERGFVTDVERTDDDRFRLSTNDAEILADRVVLGTGFSDERPDPPLPRTGKGLHYCLHCDAYMFVDEPVYVMGHGEAAAHVAMIMLNMTDDVDVLTRGAEPTWSEETAAQLEAHPVDVVREEVSGVENDPDSGWLEALEFEDGTRREYRGGFAMYGSDYNTVLAEGLGCDLNDDGTIDVDDHGRTSEDGVFAVGDITPGHNQVPVAMGQGAKAGLAIHKEIREFPRSTEEIARDGPVDDDEVPAIPPHLMATAVAHEGHAGGPRESAETENAEPPAADDD, encoded by the coding sequence ATGAGTTCGTCCGACGACGAGTACGAGATCGCGGTGGTCGGCGGCGGGCCGGCCGGGCTGACGACCGCGCTGTACGGGGCCCGACTGGGCCACGAGACGGTGCTGATCGACCGGGGCGGCGGGCGCGCGGCGATGATGGCCGACACGCACAACGTGATCGGGGTCACCGAGGAGGTCTCCGGCAACGAGTTCCTCGCGACCGGCCGCGAGCAGGTGGAGTCGTACGGCGGGACGTTCGAGCGCGGCTTCGTCACCGACGTCGAGCGCACCGACGACGACCGGTTCCGACTCTCGACGAACGACGCCGAGATCCTCGCGGACCGCGTCGTCCTCGGGACCGGCTTCTCCGACGAGCGCCCGGACCCGCCGCTCCCGCGGACGGGAAAGGGGCTCCACTACTGCCTCCACTGCGACGCCTACATGTTCGTCGACGAGCCGGTGTACGTGATGGGTCACGGCGAGGCCGCCGCCCACGTCGCGATGATCATGCTGAACATGACCGACGACGTGGACGTGCTGACCCGCGGCGCGGAGCCGACGTGGAGCGAGGAGACCGCCGCGCAGCTGGAGGCGCACCCGGTCGACGTCGTCCGCGAGGAGGTCTCCGGCGTCGAGAACGACCCCGACTCCGGCTGGCTGGAGGCGCTGGAGTTCGAGGACGGCACGCGCCGCGAGTACCGCGGCGGCTTCGCGATGTACGGTTCCGACTACAACACCGTCCTCGCCGAGGGGCTCGGCTGCGACCTCAACGACGACGGCACCATCGACGTCGACGACCACGGCCGCACCAGCGAGGACGGCGTGTTCGCGGTCGGCGACATCACGCCCGGCCACAACCAGGTCCCGGTCGCGATGGGGCAGGGCGCGAAGGCCGGCCTCGCGATCCACAAGGAGATCCGCGAGTTCCCGCGCTCGACCGAGGAGATCGCGCGCGACGGGCCCGTCGACGACGATGAGGTGCCCGCCATCCCGCCGCACCTCATGGCGACCGCCGTCGCTCACGAGGGGCACGCCGGCGGGCCGCGCGAGTCGGCCGAGACCGAGAACGCCGAGCCGCCGGCCGCGGACGACGACTGA
- a CDS encoding CoxG family protein: MNHDNTQASGGNATESADAEPVDAKSADAKSVDADERGESGAETDAEADGTLTFSDAVAVETTPEELWSTISDPETLTECVPGAESIERVSERKYTVEITRGVSHLTVSLSGEAEFVEMDPPDTVVTSATAFDSKTGSDFDILAGMEIQPTDDGRAELAYTAEVSISGGVGTMSPRILRPIVNRDITTYFENVKDVVEGE, from the coding sequence ATGAACCACGACAACACGCAGGCATCCGGCGGGAACGCTACCGAATCGGCCGACGCGGAGCCGGTCGACGCGAAGTCAGCCGACGCGAAGTCGGTCGACGCGGACGAACGGGGCGAAAGCGGCGCGGAGACCGACGCCGAGGCGGACGGGACGCTGACGTTCTCGGACGCGGTGGCCGTCGAAACGACTCCCGAGGAGCTGTGGTCGACGATTTCTGACCCGGAGACGCTGACGGAGTGCGTCCCGGGCGCGGAGTCGATCGAGCGCGTCTCCGAGCGGAAGTACACCGTCGAGATCACGCGCGGGGTGAGCCACCTCACCGTCTCGCTGTCGGGAGAGGCGGAGTTCGTCGAGATGGACCCCCCCGACACCGTGGTGACGAGCGCGACGGCGTTCGACTCGAAGACCGGCAGCGACTTCGACATCCTCGCGGGGATGGAGATCCAGCCGACCGACGACGGAAGGGCCGAACTGGCGTACACCGCCGAGGTGTCGATCAGCGGCGGCGTCGGCACGATGAGCCCGCGGATCCTCCGGCCGATCGTCAACCGGGACATCACGACGTACTTCGAGAACGTCAAAGACGTCGTCGAAGGCGAGTAG
- a CDS encoding flavin reductase family protein, giving the protein MATDPTDAFDEISEYDSTVLFKPKVVALVVSEGEERGPNLMTASWWMLAGYNPFRYLLAVSHKTLTHELIEESGEFVLASPSMEMIDALTLSGMVSGRDIDKIEHLDMETVPGQSVDVPLLADAAGNIECSVMESFEFMDCTYYFGEVEHAYVTPGGMDGRLLSPDADVLAYMGSDWGEEETKTKYRYYADITAESIRRFPGDEVVDSLPPELRAQFDE; this is encoded by the coding sequence ATGGCAACCGATCCCACCGACGCGTTCGACGAGATATCCGAGTACGATTCCACCGTCCTCTTCAAGCCGAAAGTGGTTGCGTTGGTCGTCTCCGAGGGCGAGGAGCGAGGTCCGAACCTCATGACGGCCTCGTGGTGGATGCTGGCCGGCTACAACCCGTTTCGCTATCTCCTTGCCGTGAGTCACAAGACGCTGACGCACGAACTCATCGAGGAGAGCGGGGAGTTCGTGCTGGCCTCGCCCTCGATGGAGATGATCGACGCACTGACACTGTCGGGCATGGTCAGCGGCCGAGACATCGACAAGATCGAGCACCTGGACATGGAGACGGTGCCGGGGCAGTCGGTCGACGTGCCGCTGTTGGCCGACGCCGCCGGCAACATCGAGTGTTCGGTGATGGAGTCGTTCGAGTTCATGGACTGCACCTACTACTTCGGCGAGGTCGAACACGCCTACGTCACCCCCGGGGGAATGGACGGCCGGCTCCTGTCCCCGGACGCCGACGTGCTGGCCTACATGGGCAGCGACTGGGGCGAGGAGGAGACCAAGACCAAGTACCGCTACTACGCCGACATCACCGCCGAGTCGATCAGGCGGTTCCCCGGCGACGAGGTCGTCGACTCCCTGCCGCCCGAGCTTCGAGCGCAGTTCGACGAGTAG
- a CDS encoding ABC transporter substrate-binding protein, whose product MSHEEPENDTLERAKSDGQRFGRRGVTSRRTFLATGAALSAAAVAGCAGGTGSGSTEGPEPPWTTEELADQVGDDAEINIYASTGADQEWYDLVDVINDEFGTSVEPNVFATNGNDLTQRFVQERQAGNDTADVLSSPTGIDDDMLVTARDESKEAALDIGREYFEWDLDQKFWFNDVLDDVQQYPFYVTGYNGGPGLTMPVNEDVFADRGLDVPSTYNDLLDDQYEGMEVAISSAYIASDMVGWIVRHNAAETEMTETEWAQQLHDHLSYTGVSSHTAGTREVRDGNIPLMLYNWPTVIAPFTGEDSPLTGVFPEDVPSFMNGSPIAINKEAPNPWVARFFLSATLEEAVQRRMINDVERQIPCRMDLDYSAQDPDSYTEKRLNSDYEAVEFWDEWRNSTVGQKVKDVGAFDI is encoded by the coding sequence ATGAGCCACGAGGAGCCCGAAAACGACACGCTGGAGCGAGCAAAGTCAGACGGACAGCGATTCGGTAGACGGGGGGTGACCTCCCGCCGGACATTCCTCGCCACCGGGGCAGCGCTGTCGGCCGCGGCGGTCGCGGGCTGCGCCGGCGGAACCGGATCGGGGTCGACCGAGGGGCCGGAACCGCCGTGGACGACGGAGGAGCTGGCCGACCAGGTCGGCGACGACGCGGAGATCAACATCTACGCCTCCACCGGCGCGGATCAGGAGTGGTACGACCTCGTCGACGTCATCAACGACGAGTTCGGGACGTCCGTCGAACCGAACGTCTTCGCCACCAACGGCAACGACCTGACCCAGCGCTTCGTACAGGAGCGGCAGGCGGGCAACGACACGGCCGACGTGTTGAGCAGCCCGACCGGCATCGACGACGACATGCTGGTCACGGCTCGCGATGAGAGCAAGGAAGCCGCCCTCGACATCGGACGGGAGTACTTCGAGTGGGACCTCGACCAGAAGTTCTGGTTCAACGACGTGCTCGACGACGTCCAGCAGTACCCCTTCTACGTCACCGGCTACAACGGCGGTCCCGGGCTGACGATGCCGGTCAACGAGGACGTGTTCGCCGACCGGGGGTTAGACGTGCCGAGCACCTACAACGACCTCCTCGACGACCAGTACGAGGGGATGGAGGTCGCGATATCGAGCGCCTACATCGCCTCTGACATGGTCGGCTGGATCGTCAGACACAACGCTGCGGAGACGGAGATGACCGAGACGGAGTGGGCACAGCAGCTTCACGACCACCTCAGCTACACGGGCGTCAGTTCGCACACGGCCGGGACGCGGGAGGTCCGCGACGGCAACATCCCGCTGATGCTGTACAACTGGCCGACCGTGATCGCGCCGTTCACCGGTGAGGACTCCCCGCTGACGGGGGTCTTCCCCGAGGACGTCCCCTCCTTCATGAACGGCAGTCCGATCGCCATCAACAAGGAGGCCCCGAACCCGTGGGTCGCCCGGTTCTTCCTCAGCGCGACGCTCGAAGAGGCGGTCCAGCGCCGGATGATCAACGACGTCGAACGGCAGATCCCCTGCCGGATGGACCTCGACTACTCGGCACAGGACCCCGATTCCTACACCGAGAAGCGGCTGAACTCCGACTACGAGGCGGTGGAGTTCTGGGACGAGTGGCGGAACTCCACGGTCGGCCAAAAAGTGAAGGACGTCGGTGCGTTCGATATCTAA
- a CDS encoding ABC transporter ATP-binding protein, protein MTTEPQLSVRGITKRFGSAFELSATDLTVGDDEIVALLGPSGCGKTTILRCIAGVESPDSGSIEIGGQVVESSEVSAPPEERNVGMVYQNYAIWPHKTVYENVVFPLEHASHGIPESEYDERVSQMLELMEIPELADKPATDLSGGQQQRTALARALVYEPDLLLMDEPLSNLDRELRKQMRYELQRLQHELDVSVLYVTHDQEEAFYLADRVIILHEGRVVERGSPEELYESPQSAFTRRFIGARNPFEGRIEVDGSGGRVLTTDFLDVELTSTDYMSNGEGPDEVSCFLRPEDISICENGDSQGRIALRGTVVAEGILGDRYEVTVGFDDTDTELTVHCGEYRNLSRGDRLDLRVDPAAIQVYRNET, encoded by the coding sequence ATGACGACCGAACCACAGCTGTCGGTACGCGGGATCACCAAGCGGTTCGGGAGCGCGTTCGAGCTCTCGGCGACCGACCTGACCGTCGGCGACGACGAGATCGTCGCCCTGCTCGGTCCGTCGGGCTGCGGCAAGACGACGATACTCCGGTGTATCGCCGGCGTCGAGAGCCCCGACAGCGGCAGCATCGAGATCGGCGGCCAAGTGGTCGAGTCGTCCGAGGTCTCGGCGCCGCCGGAGGAGCGCAACGTCGGGATGGTGTACCAGAACTACGCGATCTGGCCCCACAAAACCGTCTACGAGAACGTCGTCTTCCCGCTCGAACACGCCTCTCACGGGATTCCGGAGTCGGAGTACGACGAGCGCGTCTCGCAGATGCTCGAGCTGATGGAGATCCCGGAGCTGGCCGACAAGCCGGCGACCGATCTGAGCGGCGGCCAACAGCAGCGGACCGCGCTGGCCCGCGCGCTCGTCTACGAGCCGGACCTCCTGTTGATGGACGAGCCGCTGAGCAACCTCGACAGGGAGCTGCGCAAGCAGATGCGCTACGAGCTACAGCGGCTCCAACACGAGCTCGACGTGAGCGTTCTCTACGTGACCCACGACCAAGAGGAGGCGTTCTACCTGGCCGATCGGGTGATCATCCTCCACGAGGGGCGAGTGGTCGAGCGCGGCAGCCCCGAGGAACTCTACGAGTCGCCCCAGTCGGCGTTTACGCGCCGGTTCATCGGGGCTCGCAACCCGTTCGAGGGTCGGATCGAGGTCGACGGCTCCGGCGGCCGAGTCCTCACCACCGACTTCCTCGACGTGGAGCTGACGTCGACCGACTACATGTCCAACGGGGAGGGTCCGGACGAGGTGTCCTGTTTCCTCCGCCCGGAGGACATCAGCATCTGCGAGAACGGCGACAGTCAGGGGCGGATCGCACTCCGGGGGACGGTCGTCGCTGAGGGGATCCTCGGCGACCGCTACGAGGTGACGGTGGGATTCGACGACACTGACACCGAGCTCACCGTCCACTGCGGGGAGTATCGAAACCTCTCTCGGGGCGACCGGCTGGACCTCCGGGTCGACCCGGCGGCGATACAGGTGTACAGGAACGAGACATGA
- a CDS encoding ABC transporter permease, protein MSSERSRAEAVAARLGSLPDRLGAYCAGRELPKRLVLGGIVLAVALLTVVPLVFLLWTSLWSGYPGEFAGEVTLDNFAAVYLGDFFPIVELVINSLTIAVGMTATGMAFGLGAAWLFVRTDLPTKGKMELVLLSCQAIPGYMYAIMYVTTYGSENGLVTAAVEAIVGVEQLPIDIYSPLGIAFVAGINVVPTFYLLTVPALQNMDPVLEEVSRIHGASMLETIRSISFPLIKPAILSATIVIFLYGLGEFAVVSILGTQNGFDVFSTAILSAINGRFPPGYGEAAALSCLLLVAMLVFVWYYRRVTARKESFMTFTGRRHRSHVWSLGRWRWPLAVGLWGGLFLVWVFPILVLLVVSVHETWYGRLDPAALTLDNYYVAVTDPNIQQAFTNSLLVAVGGATLGTVLVVGTAYYTERTDGRFRGVVDFLTLTPLAVPGIIIGAGLLFTFLWVGKIHPVVDLYGTLAIIIVGCVVVFLPVSSRIAVGNIVQIHSDLEEAARISGATWFGQMREIFLPLFKNTTVVIWFFLAMHVIQLLSIPLITYTSDTVVIPVRLYQLYMYEPGIALVAAISSIFVLLTVGSLLGLRRVGVTFYELGER, encoded by the coding sequence ATGAGCTCGGAGCGCTCGCGCGCCGAGGCGGTGGCGGCTCGCCTCGGCTCGCTGCCCGACCGCCTCGGCGCCTACTGTGCCGGCCGAGAGCTGCCGAAGCGGCTGGTACTCGGCGGGATCGTCCTCGCCGTCGCGCTGTTGACGGTGGTCCCGCTGGTGTTCCTGCTGTGGACCAGCCTCTGGTCCGGCTATCCGGGCGAGTTCGCCGGGGAGGTGACCCTCGACAACTTCGCGGCGGTCTACCTCGGCGACTTCTTCCCAATCGTCGAGCTGGTGATCAACTCGCTGACGATCGCCGTCGGAATGACCGCGACGGGGATGGCGTTCGGACTCGGTGCCGCGTGGCTGTTCGTCCGGACGGACCTCCCGACGAAGGGGAAAATGGAGCTGGTCCTGTTGTCCTGTCAGGCGATCCCGGGCTACATGTACGCGATCATGTACGTGACGACCTACGGCTCGGAGAACGGGCTCGTCACGGCCGCGGTCGAGGCGATCGTCGGCGTCGAACAGCTTCCGATCGACATCTACAGCCCGTTGGGGATCGCCTTCGTCGCGGGGATCAACGTCGTTCCGACGTTCTACCTCCTGACGGTCCCCGCGCTTCAGAACATGGACCCGGTGCTCGAAGAGGTGAGCCGGATCCACGGGGCGAGCATGCTCGAGACGATCCGCTCGATCAGCTTTCCGCTGATCAAGCCCGCGATCCTCTCGGCGACGATCGTCATCTTCCTCTACGGGCTCGGCGAGTTCGCCGTCGTCTCCATCCTCGGGACCCAGAACGGCTTTGACGTGTTCTCGACGGCGATCCTCTCGGCGATCAACGGCCGGTTCCCGCCCGGATACGGCGAGGCCGCCGCGCTGTCGTGTCTGCTGTTGGTCGCGATGCTGGTCTTCGTCTGGTACTACCGGCGGGTGACCGCGCGCAAGGAGTCGTTCATGACGTTCACGGGGCGTCGACACCGGAGCCACGTGTGGAGCCTCGGCCGCTGGCGGTGGCCGCTGGCGGTCGGGCTCTGGGGCGGCCTGTTCCTCGTCTGGGTGTTCCCGATCCTCGTGTTGCTCGTGGTGTCGGTCCACGAAACGTGGTACGGACGGTTAGATCCCGCGGCACTGACGTTGGACAACTACTACGTGGCAGTCACCGACCCGAACATCCAACAGGCGTTCACCAACAGCCTGCTGGTCGCCGTCGGTGGGGCAACGCTCGGGACGGTACTGGTCGTCGGCACGGCGTACTACACCGAGCGGACCGATGGCCGGTTCCGCGGCGTCGTCGACTTCCTGACGCTGACCCCGCTCGCGGTGCCGGGGATCATTATCGGCGCGGGGCTGCTGTTCACGTTCCTGTGGGTCGGCAAGATCCATCCGGTGGTCGACCTCTACGGAACGTTGGCGATCATCATCGTCGGCTGCGTCGTCGTCTTCCTGCCGGTCTCCTCGCGGATCGCCGTCGGGAACATCGTCCAGATCCACTCGGACCTCGAGGAGGCCGCCCGGATCTCCGGGGCGACGTGGTTCGGGCAGATGCGGGAGATATTCCTGCCGCTGTTCAAGAACACAACCGTCGTCATCTGGTTCTTCCTCGCGATGCACGTCATCCAGCTGCTGTCGATCCCGCTCATCACCTACACCTCCGACACCGTCGTCATTCCCGTCCGGCTCTATCAGCTGTACATGTACGAGCCGGGCATCGCGCTCGTGGCCGCGATCTCCTCGATCTTCGTCCTGCTGACGGTCGGCTCGCTGCTCGGCCTGCGGCGGGTGGGCGTCACGTTCTACGAACTCGGCGAGCGGTGA